The genomic region CGAGTGCAAGTTGGTTCTGCAGACTATGTCCCTCTGGGGAAAGTGTTCCCCCTAACTTCACCTCTGCCATTGATTTTGCTTTGCTGGGTAACTCATGATTCCTATCTGCTTCTGCATTGTTTCCATGTTACACTCATGTGTTTCTCATAGTTGTGCACAGCAGGTTGATATTACCTGTGTCTTAAAACAGATTAGATTTACTAAATGATAGAACATGAAAAATATCAACTACAGATCAATAAATCAGTCAGTTTTCTATGACTAGTACCATAGTATTTTTCCATGCAAAACCAGATAGGATTATGGCTCTAAAGCAGAATTTTTCCTGCCATTATTCTAACATCATGTATCAGGACGATTTGGAATACTATGCCCACTTCTGGTGTTCAGACTTCACCAAGGATGTTGATTATTtttggaaaggattcagaaagAACTACAATAATAGTTTCAAGGTCTGCTTTATAGTGATGGACTTAAGaagtaaatactcaccagcaactacacaccacacaacacgaacccaggaacctatccctgcaacaaaccccattgctaactctgtccatatatctattcaaggaacaccatcagaggacctaacacattagccacaccatcaggggctcgttcacctgcatatctaccaatgtgatatatgccacgATGTGCCAGCaaagcccctctgccatgtatattggccaaaccggacagtcgctatgcaaaagaataaatggactcaaatcagacgtcaagaattataacattcaaaaaccagtcagagaacacttcaacctccctggacactcaataacagacttaaaagtggcaattcttcaacaaaaaaacttcaaaaacagactccaatgagaaactgcagaactggaattaatttgcaaactggacaccattaaattaggcctgaataaagactgggagtggttgggtcactacaagaactaaaaaaacaaaacaaaaaaacaaaaaaaacctatttccccatgctaatttgcccctactgttactcacaccttcttgttaacggtttgaaatgagccaccctgattaccactgcaaaagtgatttttcatccaGCTGATAATAGCCCTCTTTAATTGATTCTCTTACCAAGTGGGTAAGAcgactcccatcttttcatgtactgctatatatatcttcctactgtattttccactccatgcatctgatgaagtaggttttagcccacgaaagcttatgcctaactaaatttgttagtctataaatgccacaaagactccttttTTTCAGTCCACTTAGTTTATCCAAGAGCtggttaagaggtgacttaatAATGGTTTATAAGTACCTACTGGGAGATTTCTCATAATAGAGGGCTCTTTATAATGTAGCAAATAAAGGCATACCatcatccaatggctggaagctgaacaTAAATAACTAAATTCCGAGTAGGAATAAAGCACACTTTTTTcacagtgagtgtaattaaccattgaaacaacttagcaatgtggcagattctccatcacacGAAGCCTGTAAATAAAGCCTAGATATCTTTCGAAGGAGAGGTTATAGGTCAAAGAAAGAAGTTATGGGCTCTGATGGAGGAATTAACATGGAAAACTCTATGGCCTATGTTTGACAAGAAGTCAGAATGGTCTTGTCGGGTATTTGCAACAAAATAATGCCCTATTGCCAGAATTCTTATCTGATAGAGAGTGGGTGGATTGTTTCCTTCCTCAACCTTAATTGTTTTGTATGCTTTTCAGTAAGTCTGCATGCCACAATGACTTCTATTGAAATCCAGCAGCTACAATACTCCATCTCTAAGTCATGTGTCTTGGTTTATTGATACTTTTACCTGTATAGAGTCAAAACCAGCAATGCAGAGTCACTTCACTTTATAACACAATGTTCCCTTGGTAGaggaaaaactttcaaaaatgattcTCCCTTGAAATCAACATGGGTATCATTAATGTGGGGTAGAGGCTGGAAAATAGGACAGGAAAGGGGGAGAAAAGATTTAGCtaatatacgtgtgtgtgtgtgtgtgtgtgtgtgtgtgtgtatattagttcgcaaaatgtttttaaaagtttgtgaTGCTATCAAGAAACCCTCAAAACTCTACCAGGGTTTGCTCATTTCTAATTAGGGActcactttggcctggtctacactaggcgtttatgtcgaagttagcgccgttacatcgaattaaccctgcacccgtccacactgcgatgctatttagttcgacatagaggtctctttaattcgacttctgtactcctccccgacgaggggagtagcgccaaattcgacatggccatgtcgaattaggctaggtgtggatggaaatcgacgctaatagctccgggagctatcccacagtgcaccactctgttgacgctctggacagcagtgcgagctcgtatgctctgaccagccacacaggaaaagccccgggaaaatttgaattggaattccttttcctgtctggccagtttgaatctcatttcctgtctggacatcgtggcgagcacagcagcactggcaacgatgcagagctctccagcagtgatggccgtgcagtctgtgaatagaaagagggccccagcatggactgatcgggaagtcttggatctcatcgctgtgtggggcgatgagtccgtgctttccgagctgcgatccaaaagacggaatgcaaagatctatgagaagatctctaaagacatggcagagagaggatacagccgggatgcaacgcagtgccgcgtgaaaatcaaggagctgagacaaggctaccagaagaccaaagaggcaaacggacgctccggatcccatccccagacatcccgtttctatgaggcactgcattccatcctcggtgcggccgccaccactaccccaccagtgaccgtggactctgaggatggggtagtgtccacggccggttcctcggacatgttaggggacgtggaagatgaggaaggagatgaggagggcgaggcagtcggcagcgctcacaacgctgatttccccgacagccatgatctcttcatcacccttacagagatcccctacgaagcgtccccagccgttaccccggacacagaatctggtgaaggatcagccagtaagtgttgtaaacatctaaacatttatttttaacaaaacaggaatattaacaatttaaagaatgggttgttcatgattagtgtgccctatgcgcttaacggtttagtcatgggcagtgcaagttttgaaaaaaaatctaggaatgtccggttttcagtgattgtcctgcacaagccgctctactgtttattccctgctactgcagctacagtaaaatgcggtctatatgtccggggatagagcagtagccctcctgggatatctccacgaagctctcctggaggtaacttgaaagccgttccatgaggttcctggggagagcggccttattgggtcctccgaagtacgagacgttgccgcgccacgagactatcacgtactcgggaatcattgctctgcacagcagggcggcatacggccctggtctttggaggctttcccggagcattctctgtctgtcgctctcagagatcctcatcagggtgatgtcgcccatggtgacctgcttttaattaggtaggggaatgttagtgttgggactgctttcccgttccttgacagaactgtaaccgctggtttttagccacgcggtggaggcgggagaggggcagccgaaagggatcgttcccagggacagccgcgagggggtgggacaggggcagagttcctgcttgccggattgctggctgcaggaactgacatagctttaaatgtgaaatgaggccagtggtaatctaaaagttttaaactgccacaagtgtacggcttaccatgtctgcctgcaacagaaattccgttgtgctgccccgcttctcaaatgtgctgtgcaagaccccaggcactgaatgcgaaggccgaaaattcgaccttgtgctgagtgcgcatgtgataggtgctgtgcatggtcttgttcacagagaaagactatgttctttgttcacaactacatttttctttctgaggaattcactccctttttcccatttccacagccccatctgcgactgtctcacaacctagcctggaatcacactcccagaggctagcgcggattaggcgtaggaagaggaggacacgggaggacatgttctctgagcttatggcctgttcccaagcccaggcagcacagcagacccagtggcgggagaacttgacccgaatgcaccaagccaacatggatcgggaggagaggtggcggcaggaagaccagcaggcgactcaaacgctgcttggactactgagggagcaaacggacacgctccggcgccttgtggatgttctgcaggaacggaggcaggaggacagagccccgctgcagtccatctataaccgccctcccctgccaccaagtcccatacccacctcacccaaagtgcaaagaaggagaggcggcagagtccctgctaactctcactccacccctgcagagagctctagtagcagaaggctctcatttcccaaaatttgaacagttctttccttcccgcctgacacaagcccccgtccaagtttcacctcccaatgccatgtgtagttgataataaaaaatacgtttctgtaaactactgtttcaatcatgttcttttggaggaggatgggaaagggggttggtaattggacaggacagtcacctttggcagggtacatagtcgggggcaggcacagcagcagggcacatacacagtgcagtgatgcagtgactagttaccctggttagtctgggaggttgttttcatgttatgtggtggggggtgggttgctctgtgactttgtggcaggggagggcagttacagatcttaagcggcggtccttaggcaggatcacagagccacacagcaggggatctgtaaccgtcctccccctgccacaaagtcacatagacccccccatacacacagtcccgatcaggaggggtgacaggctccgttgaaacaaccatcccaccgcagcggagcctgtcaatccttgagtttagaagctgcatttgcgtcactacactacacccgctccgcaccacagtctgcgtcccagttttaaaaaattcccgcgaaaacagtattaaagaaaatggtgtgctttaacaaagttgaactatttttatttcgcaacgtgtgttggaaggggggtgaagggggtatgtaactggataggatagtcaacattacctgggtaaagaaacgggggcaggtttagcttctcagtacacaaactttaaagtcacaggttaccctgctcactgaggaactttgctttcaaagcctcccggatgcacagcgcttcccgctggtctcttctaatcgcccggctgtctggctgtgagtaatcagcagccaggctattttcctcaacctcccaccccgccataaaggtctcccccttgctctcacagagattgtggagcacacagcaagctgctataacaatggggatattggtttcgctgagatcacagcgagtcagtaagcttctccatctccccttgagacggccaaaagcacactccaccaccattctgcacttgctcagacggtagttgaagagttctttttcagtgtccagggcgccagtatagggcttcatgagccagggcattagcgggtaggctgggtccccgaggatgactataggcatctccacatccccaacagttattttgtggtccgggaagtaaataccttgttgcagccgtctaaacagaccagagttcctgaaaacacgagcgtcatgaaccttgcccggccatcccacgtagatgttggtaaaacgtcccctgtggtccaccagtgcttgcagcaccatggaaaagtagccctttcggttaatgtactgggtggcctggtggtccggtgccaggatagggatgtgagttccatctatggccccaccgcagtttgggaatcccatcgctgcgaagccatctatgatcgcctccacgtttcccagggtcactacctttggcagcagtacatcaacgattgccttggctacttgcatcacaacaacccccacggtagatttgcccaccccaaactggttcgcgactgaccggtagctgtctggcgttgcaagcttccagagggctatggccactcgcttctgtacactcagtgcagctcgcaaccgggtgtcactgcgcttcagggcaggggacagcaactcacaaagttcaaggaaagttcccttccgcatgcgaaagtttcgcagccactgggattcatcccagacctgcagcactatgcggtcccaccactcagtgcttgtttcccgtgcccagaatcgccgttccacggcatcaacatgacccattgccaccgcgatgtcctcggcgctgggtcccctgctttctgacaggtccgtgctactctcagacttcaggacatcaccgcggtgccgtagcctcctcgcctgacttttctgcatctgcctcagggaaacctgtatgataagctgcgaggcgttgagagcggccacaactgcagcgatggtcgcagcgtgctccatgctcgcagtgctgtggcgtccgcgctgtcaatgactggaaaagtgcgcgaaatgatttcccgccggcgctttcagggagggagggcaggagtgatggacggatgacgacagttacccaaaagcaccctcgacacattttgttacccagaaggcattgccggctacacccagaattccaatgggcagaggggactgcgggaactgtgggatagctgaccacagtgcaccgcttcgaatgtcgacgctttcaccattagtgtggacgcacaaagtcgaattactgtccttagtgtggacacagacgttcgactttgcaatatcgattacaaaaattcgatgcaagtaaaatcgaactactctcgtagtgtagacaaggcctttgatGATAAAATAATAATCCGCTACAACTGCAATCAAGATTCAACCTTCCAGagacaaataatattttttagtACCGGGTACTTCCTTTTTCTGTTTCAAGCAAGTTTATGCATGATAAATGTGGAATTCCAAGTGAAATGTAATATGAGAGATATAATTATTTTTCTTACTATTGTACATCAGTGCTTGTCGGACGGGATTTTGCAGAGTATTTAAAAGTTGGAAATAAAATACGTTTTTGGATGCAAGCTATGAGTATTGCAGAGTCCAGAAATGGAAATGTATTCCATTAAACATCTGGCAATGTATAATATAAGAAAAAATGTGGATGTAATGGTATCTCTATGCAGCCACCATAAAATGGAGACTAAGAGTATTATTGCTAATTTGCTACCAGACAAGTGGTGTACAAATAGCCACCTTTGTTCAGCCTTATAATTTTCAGTACGATGCCATTATTCTACAACAGCAATTTGGGGCTGCAGACGAAATATCAACTTGTCTGCATCTATTAATTTTCAGTCGGAATAATACAATGTTGATAAATCTGTACAGAATCTCATGTGTAGAGTGGCCAACATTTGTTAAATATGTAGGAAAGGAAAAACGGTGCCAAACTTTTAGATATCTCTTATCCTTTTGTGTGGCTGAGTTTAGGCAGATGATCAACTCTCCACAGAAAAGGCTGTCCCTTCCTCATGGAGAATATGAAACTATAGACTTTTATTTAATATACAGAGCATCTTGTACTTGGATATCAAATGTCTGTGGCGTAATCAACTAGTCTTCTCTGTACAATGTACGCACAAGACTAATGCAGCCAAAATCTAATTTCTCTGCAGAGGTGAGGTTGCTTCTAGGTCACTTCAGCTGTTATCAGAACTCAGCTTTTTAATCTTGACAAGACAAAACAATGTGCTTTtatacaaagataattttttacaGTTGTCCATGGGTAAAGGAGATGCCCCAGACAAGAATTTCATTGTTGTATGGGAAACAATATTATACTCTAGAGATTCATATGATGGATAGATGTGATCAGGAATGTGCTGTAATAAGAGAATATTGCACTTCAGGAGCTGTGAGACACAATAAAATGTTGTAATAAGACACGCACGTATACACCAGAGTGTCTGATTAGTCTTCTTgaatttaatgtatttaaagataTGATTAATGTATGAAAGGGCTTAGGTGGCTGGGCTTAGGGGAGTCTGCATGATGAGTTACGATTTAATAATGCTGGAATAATGAACTGTCTTCAAGAAAATATTCGCTTGTCTATTATTTCCCATACAGAATTAGGGAGTTAAGGTAGTGTGATCCAAGCTGTTCCCTTTGATCTTTGCTTTAATCACAGGAGCTTTCTCTCTTTTCACTCTGAGCACCTATGGAATCCTTTTGTATTTTTCCCATTTATATTGTCAGGATTCTTCTGTGTTCATACGgacttaaaacaaataaaaccaggGCTTGTGAAGTTGATAGCTTCTGTGACATGGAAGCCGCTGTCTCCATTAAGTACAACGTGGGTAGCAACAGCAAGCTGCCTCAATCATGATTGGGAGAAACCAACTTTAAGAGTGAGAAGGTAGTTCTCTTTCCATGCTGATTCAGTCCTTGCCTTGTCTCCAAAGAGCGTCAGCAAAGGTGCTAGTTAcaatggtggggttttttgtgctGTGGACGTTGTAGCTGATAGTCACTTGGGGTTGTGTTGTAGTCCCTCTTCTGGAGTGAAGACATAGGCTGATGTCTTGATccgattgaagtcagtgggagttttgccactgatttcaccaCTGGTCTCTATCAGGTTTGCCTGGGGAAGGCTCCAGAGCTGTCAACTGGATACTTTTCATGAGCATTacattttcaataaaaacaaaacagaaaaaatgtCTTGGCCATATTTGCTTTATGGAATTAAATTCTCACCTGTGCTAACATCAGTTCAATTGCTTTGATGATAGCACGGGTGGGAACCCTACTGTAGAAAAATCTCTGGTGACTTTGTGGGGAGTATACCACTGTCTTGGTTAGACCTGTAGACACTTATCTGCTGGGGGATCCACTATTGCAGACCCTTGTGTCCCTGcggaatcccattgacttcaggattCGGGCTATGGCGATCATAAATTGTTTCATATTCTGTATTTTATACCCTTGTATTGTAAGATCTTTGTGGGAAGTATCTGGTATTTGTTCAGCGGAGTTCACCCATGGAGTAGCTCCGTGCACATTTACGACACCACATTTATATAAAGAAGGTGGTAAAatgaaacaggttacaaaatggaGAAGGGAGGAAAATAAGTGGCTTTTTTTCCTCACCTGCTGCAGCCAATTAATTGCCCTGAAGATTTCACCTGGAGAAAAGGAAATCCAGCTATTTAGCCAAGCTCTTTCAGCTACTGTACATGATGGTTCATagaatttaaagccagaaggaccACCAGagcatctagtctgccctcctgtaaaTCActggccaccaacaccacccagcacctgcacactaaactcaaaaactgaaattagaccaagttATTATGACCCACAAGAGACCAGACTGCtgtatgccacaggcagagaataggagggaccaagatGCACCAATGCTCGAGGTCTCTGCAATGGGAaagaaatgattaaatgagatatactCAGATAATCCTGGCAGGTGACCTGCACTCACGTGTTGAAGAGGAAGGTGAAcccctgacctggaggaaaattccttcctgaccccgcatatggccatcagttagaccctgagcgtgTGAGTAAGAATCAGCCAGCCAAATACCTAGAAtacattttttggggggtggaaaatcccttcctgattCCTGAAGAAAgttggctgaaaccctgaaggatgagctttaggaacataagacataaaccagaaaTGAGGTCCAGGGCTGTTGAGCCCAGCTGCCTACCATGACAAGCCACCCCATCGTACAATTGCTCTCATACATTTGTCCAactctctcttaaaactaattaagtggtttcccccacaactcctattgggaggctgttccagaacctcacccctctgatgcctagaaaccttctaatttccagccagaatttgttcatggccagtttatatacaTTTGTTGAGCACACTTGCTAAGAGGGATGTTGTTGGCAAGTGGGCCTAGGCAGCAGAGGGGAGGCAAccgttaaaacaaaacaattgcgTGGAGTGGGAGTGGCCTGTGGCCAGTCCAGAAAGAGCAGCTCCCCTCTTCAGAGCCTCATTATGGAGCACGGCCAGTGGGGAAAAGGGCTGAGTAGAGCGGGGAGGCACACTGCATAAGGAGAGGGGAAGTAGCTGGTCCATCCATATAAGGTTTCAGAAAAAAATGCGGTTAGGTTATTATTCACGTGATTAGCTGGAACGGAAGATAGGTTGGGGCTGAGAcggggagagagggaaagagctGAAATATGGTTGGGAGGAAGAATAAGGAATTTTTAATGGCCATGAGGTGGAAAGAGGGGAAGATTGGGAAGAGAAGAAGGTGAGAAAAATGAGTTTGGAGAGTGGCGCATGGGGAAGAAAAGAACAGGAAGGATCATAAAGAATGATACCACAATAGCTGTTGCCTTCCAAAGTAAAAGGAGATGGCAGAAGAGAACAATAGAGAGAAATGAGGAGAAAGTGGCATAGACAAAAGGTAGGAGGTAAGGGAATAAAGAAAGCTACACCTCACAgtgcagtcagtgggagcctttcctgagtaaggactgcggAGGCAGGTTTCATGTATGTGTGTAGCTAAAATATTTCATGCAGGTATCCCGAGTCCTTTATGGGATTCTTTGATGTACAGTTCATTGAGAGGTCAAAGTTCCCCTGATGCTTGCAGGATGGATAGTGATGGGATATTTGGTGATGCGGAGTACTGCATATTTCATGCTCTTATCAGAACACACACAACTTCTTTGTGTTTATTAATACTGAACTTCCGTTCTTGTCGGCTTTTAAGTGTGTTTTAGGAAGAAAAAGGACCCCAAAGACAGAATGCGTTCATTTCCCCTTCTCTGACATTGATATAATGGTGGAAATGAGACTTAGTGCAATAAGGTGAAAGCGCTTGTAGTGATTTGTACTGAAATTAGGATTAATGTTCCTATGATGGTCTATTGGAAAGACTGGCATTTGCACAATGGCATTTTTGTGTTGCCCAATATTTTGGGGTGAAAGAAGGAGGCAAGAGACCGTTTAAAGAAGCAATTGTTGCAACAGTAACTTTTTGTGCCCCTTCTATTGCTATTGAGAGTATTTGCATTCAATCAGATCAGGTAGAACTGGGCAAATGCCAATTATTGTGAACAAACTCCAAATAGCTGAGGAATTGGATCATGGTTGTGCCCTTTGATTGTTCACTAAATACTTCACACAAGCAGGTGGGGTGTTTTGAAGTGTGGGGACTGGACTTTCTTTcctagaaatattcatttttgcaGGCAAATGAGTTAGGTTATTTGTGAGCAAATGAATATTTGCTACTCTTTAGTCTTCAGTTTTAACAGGCTTGCCGTCTACCTAGTGAGCAGAATCACTATCATTTGCTTTAACTGACCATGAATTCACGCTCTGTGAGTATTGAACATTAAATACTCAAAGCTcacaactagagctgggcaaagttTTTCActgaaacttgttttgttttttggcaaaaaatgcagatttggcatcGCCAAAGCATTTTGTGATCTCATGTCAGTTTTACTgaattttttcagtaaaaaatacccctaaaataaaatcaaaagatttcattttgacattttcacaggatgactggcccctttaagggcAAATAGGGCCAGCCCCCAACCTGTGTCATAATTAGCTGCCTCCCAGTCTGAGGAGGCAGGACTAACAGGGTCAGGTATTAGCTTGATGAACAACTGGGCCTcgtaaaaaaaacaccaccaacaAAAACCTCATGGGAGGAGCTACAGGAAACAGGTTAGGCTCCTGTGGGAGACCCTCGGGGTAGGGTCAATAGGAAGCAGGGAATTCCCTGGGAGATGCTGCCTGAGTCCTGCGGGAGGGGGAAGCAGTGAGAAGCTGCTAGGGAAAGGGGTCTCCAGAGAGAAAGCCCTGGGAGGCAGTGCTCAGCTAAAAGAGCAAGGCAAAGCTCTGCATGGCCCAAGAGCAGGGAACTCCAGTGTGAGGGACTCCAGGGGAAGCTGCCTGGAAGGGTCAGCTCTCTTTGTCAAGTTCTTCTGTtcacaggggcagctccaggcaccagcgcaccaagggcgtgcctggggcggcaagctgcggggtgcggcctgccggtcgccatgagggtggcagtcagtgcctttggtggcatgcctgcaggaggtccgccggtcccacggctttggcggcaatctggcggcgggtacgccgaaggcgtgggaccggcggacctcccgcaggcatgctgccgaatccacgttaccagtGGACCTTCCGTAGGCGCGccaccgaaagctgcctgactgccgtgcttggggcagcaaaatacatagagccgccccgtctgtccagatatggactggtcacAGTGCTTGCCTATACACACtagatgtgttcatcataagatcctttaaccCTCTCCCAGGTATGGCTGATGTTAATTTTAAATAAGGTATGTTAtacacagtgccacctagtggctgaacagtataatcataggcgccaactccgcgAGTGCTCCAggcatggaaaaaaattagcgaGTGCCCAGCACCCACCGGAAGccagctccctccttcccccccagcgcctccgcCTGCCGGTGGGCCTGCTGAttaacttctccccctccctcccagcgcctcccgccttccatgatcagctgttccatggtgtgcagggaaagggaggagcaggggggatggcacgctcagggaagggggtgaaactgggtgggaagaggtggggtggcgtCTTgggtgaaggggtggagtggggttgggAAGCGGTGGGGTGGTggtctgggggaaggggtggagtgggggtggagccagggatagtgtgaccagacagcaaatgtgaaaaatcgggacagggggtgggggtaataggagcctatataagaaaaagacccaaaaatcgggactgtccctataaaattgggacatctggtcaccctacctggggcTGAGCACCCTTGGGGCAAGGAGGAAGCTGGCGCCTGTGAgtgtaatacagtttagcattccattacctCTCCCCTCTTAAGTTCTACGTTCCTGCCATTTACAATATTTATACTACCACACTGTCTTTGAAGTTCTGTTCTAACTGTTAAGTGTCTTTGAATCATACTAATTTTCTAATTACACAAATACATAACAACTTGGTCATTTGGCTGTCCATTGGTTGGAATGACTGGCTGTGGTTGGTTTGGAATCTTAGTCATCAGCATCTTGTTCTGCATCTTCCAGCTGTAGTTTGC from Chrysemys picta bellii isolate R12L10 chromosome 6, ASM1138683v2, whole genome shotgun sequence harbors:
- the LOC135984248 gene encoding uncharacterized protein LOC135984248, which produces MQSSPAVMAVQSVNRKRAPAWTDREVLDLIAVWGDESVLSELRSKRRNAKIYEKISKDMAERGYSRDATQCRVKIKELRQGYQKTKEANGRSGSHPQTSRFYEALHSILGAAATTTPPVTVDSEDGVVSTAGSSDMLGDVEDEEGDEEGEAVGSAHNADFPDSHDLFITLTEIPYEASPAVTPDTESGEGSATPSATVSQPSLESHSQRLARIRRRKRRTREDMFSELMACSQAQAAQQTQWRENLTRMHQANMDREERWRQEDQQATQTLLGLLREQTDTLRRLVDVLQERRQEDRAPLQSIYNRPPLPPSPIPTSPKVQRRRGGRVPANSHSTPAESSSSRRLSFPKI